Genomic DNA from Spiroplasma alleghenense:
GTTAAGCACTCCTGAAATTTTACCGTTATAAAGTTGTGTCTTAATTTCTCCAATTAAAATATCACCTTGATTCAATTGGTCTTTAAATTTGTTATAAACCGAAGAAAAAATAGTTATATCAATATGTCCGGTTTCATCTGAAACATCCAAAAAGACCATTTCATTATTATTTTTATCTAAATGAATTCTAAAATCATTAATTACAAATAAAATCGGGCTTTTCATTTCTGGTTTTGTTAAATCCTTAATAAAACTTAATCGATCAGAGTTTGCCAACTGATTTCTAATAATTTGTAATGGGTGTGAAGTAAAATAAAATCCTAACGAGTCTAATTCATAAAAAGACTTTTTAATTTCTGAATCAGGTTTAATTTCCAGCTGCGGGAAAGTAAAAGGATTAATTTTTTCGATATTTTGATTTAAATCAGCAAATAAAAGAATTTTATCCTGATTTTCAAGCAAGGTTTCGCGTGTAAATCCAAAGATATCCATTGCCCCAGATTTTACAAGATTTGAAAAGGTAGTTTTGTTTAAACCTCTTTTAAATGTTTTAGAACAAAAATTAAATAAATCAAGGAATGCTGTTTTGTCTATTTCCTTCAATTCCGCCAAATTTTTAATGAATTCTATTCCAACTTGTTTTACTAAAATTAACGGCAAGTATATTCCCACTTCATTTCCAAAATAATTTAAATTAACATTTTTAACATTTGGAGGGATAACCTTTATCCCCAATGCCCTAGCTTCTTCTAAATACTTGGCAGTTTTAGCATCGTTTCCAACAGCTGAGTTCAATAATTCACAATAAAACTCTGCTGTATAATTTTGTTTTAAATATGCCAGCCAGTAACCAATGTAAGAGTACGCGATTGCATGAGACTTATTGAATCCATAATTTGCGAATTTTAAAATTCACATTCAAATTTGCTTGGCTTTTTCAATAGTATAGCCTTTGCTAATTGCGCCCTCAACAAAATCTTCTTGCTCTTTTTTCATTAACTGAAGATCTTTTTTACCCATTGCCCTTCTTACAATATCTGCTTTTGCTAAACTAAATCCTGCTACTGTTTGTAGGATTTGAATAACTTGTTCTTGATAAACAATTATTCCAAATGTTGGTTCAAGAATAGTTTTTAAACTCTCATCTAGAATTTCAAATTTTCCCCCAGAATTTTTCCTTTTAATATATTCAGGAATATTTTCTTGAGGACCAGGTCGAAAAAGAGCTGAAGCAGCAGCAATATCATTAATTGATGACACTTTCATTTTAATAATTGTGTCCGTCATTCCCCCCGATTCTAGTTGGAATATACCTGTGGTTTTACCTTCTTGAAGACTTGTAAATGTAGGATAATCATTTACGGGGATTCTAGATAAACTAGTATTTATCTTACGGTTTCTTGAAACGGCTTTCAAAATATTATTTAAAGTTGTTAAATTTCTTAATCCTAATAAATCAATTTTAATTAAACCTAGGTCTTCTAAATAATTCATCGAAAATTGAGTCTGATTAATTCCGTTATAGCCAACTTTTAGTGGTACCACATCACGTAAATCAATATCACAAAAAACTAATCCCGCCGCATGAGTACCCGTTTGACGTGGAAGTCCTATAATTTTTTTGGCAACCGTATAAATTTGTTGATTATTTTTTAAAAATATTTTTAACTTAGGAAACTTTTCAATCGCGCCATCCAAGTCCCTTAAAAACTCATTACCAATTGGTTTGGTAATTTCGTTAATTTCATCTGGTGTTATACCAAAAACTCTGGCACAATCTCTTAAGGCATTTTTGGTACCAATTGTTTGATAAGTTGTAATTGTTGCGACATTAAAACGTCCATATTTTTCAAAAATGTATTCAATAACTTCATCACGGCGGTCATCTTGGAAATCAATATCGATATCAGGAAGCGAAATTCTCTCTGGATTTAAAAATCTTTCAAAAATTAAACCGTATTCAAGTGGATCAACTGTAGTAATTTGTAATAAAAATGAAACTAAAGAACCCACAGCACTACCTCTCCCTGGTCCTACTAAAATTTCTAATTCCTTAGCTTTTCTTACAAAGTCATAAACAACTAAAAAGTAGTCAGAAAATCCCATTTTAAAAATGGTATTCAACTCCGCTTCAAGACGTTCCAAATATATTTGTGGAATTCCAGGCATTTTCTTAAAATTTTTAAAGTAGCCTGTTAAACTTTGTTCACAAATTAATCTCAAATAATTATCTGATGGGATATTTTTGGTATTTGGGTATTTAATCAAATGTCTTTGTGGGTTATCGAATAAATTAAAATTACAATTTTCAAAAATATAATTTATGTTCTTTTTATGGACATCAAGTTCCAAAAATACATCCAATTCTTCATCACTATAATAAAAATAATTATTTTGGATTTCACTTTGTTCATTAATCCTAATATTTTCTTTAATTGCTTTTAAAATTTTAAAAGAAGCAAAATCTCTTTTGTCTAAATATTTTATTTCTTGGTTAAAAATAACTCTGGATTTAAATTGATAATCAATTTCGTTTGAATTCACATTCACACCAATAAATATTTTTTCTGATTCAAACTTTGATTCTAATTTTTTAAAAATTTCATGATTAAATAAGTTATTAAAACTTATTACTGCAATTAAATTTTTATTTATGTTTTCTAAGATAAAATCTCACTTTTCTATGTCATTTTTAAATTCGTGACACATTATCATTGAACTGAATTTTGAAATAGTTTGATATCCTTGTAAATTTTTTGCATAAAAGTTAATTGAGAAACTATTATTATCAATTAAAAAATTTATTGTTATTCCAACAATAGGTTTTAAGTTTCTTTTTTCTGCGGCTTTAACAAAATCAGCAAGACCATAAAGAGTTTCAATATCGTTGTAGATAGCGAATTGGAATCCCTCTTTTTTAGCAAAATCCAAGTATTCATCAATTGTTATTAAAGAGTCTTGGAAATTAAAACAACTTCTGACATTTAGTAACGGTGAGTACATAAACGATCACTTCGCTTTCTACCCTAAAATAATAAATAAAAGTACAGTAACAATTATTAAAGCAATTATCAAATAGATTGTAAGTCTGAAAATAATTGGGCCCTTTATTTTTACCTTCTTGCGAGTTATTTCCCCACTACTTAATTCAATGTAGTCATTATTATTTTGATTATTTTTACCAATTTTAGTAATTGTTAAATCTTCTTCATTGTAATCTTCTGTAAGGAGTGTGTCATTAACTTTTTCTTGACCAGAATTTCTTACTAATGAACCTTGAAAAATGCCATATTTACCCTTTTGGATCGATTTCGGTGCCTTCTTCACTTTCTTCTCATCTGCTTTCAATGATTTCACCTTCCCTTACTATATAATGTTTAATTGAATTTTTGATTGTAAATTCCAACAGTTCTTGTCACATAATCTGTTCTTCTTGTTGCTCTGCGCGATAACTTCTTGGTTTTGTAACTGGATTTTTAGGCACATACATACTACAAACATCATCAAATGGTAATATTGAAGTTTCGTATGTATCAATTTGTTTTGATATTTTTATTATTTCCTCTTTATCGAAAGTAACTACTGGACGAATGATTGGGATATTTGTTACTTCATCAATTACTCCAATACTTTCGATTGTTTGACTAGCAACTTGTCCTAATGCTTCTCCTGTAATTATTGCTTTAGCATTTATTGTTGCTGCTAACTTATTCCCAATTCTGATAAACATACGTCTCATTAAAGTTATGCGATAAGATTCATCTTTAATATGCATTAATTCTTGTAATAATAACCCAAAGTCACAAATATATAATGAAAAAGTGTTTTGGTTAAAACGAGATATTTTTTTAGTTAAACTAAAAACTTTATCTAAGGCTTCAGGAGTAGTATGAGGGGGGGTCATAAAATGCAAGAAATCAACTTGCATTCCTCGCTTCATTGCAAGAAAAGCAGCAACTGGAGAATCAATTCCTCCCGAAAGCATACAAATTCCTTTTCCGCTAACTCCAACCGGTAGACCCTTTAGGGCATTAATTCTTGAAGTAAAAATATAGGTTTTGTCATTTTTTACGATAACTTCCATCTTAGTATCGGGATTATGAACATCAACTTTTAAATTATCGGTATTCATTAGAATTTCTTTAGCTAAAATTTGTTTTATTTCTTGGGAAGTCATTGGAAAAGTTTTGTCTTTTCTTTCGACCTCCAACTTAAAAGTTCCCGTTTTTGCTTCTTTGGCAATTTTTAAGGCTAACTGAGCAATTTTTTCAATATCATTTTCAACTTCATCTACAACAGATAAAGAATAAATCCCAAAAACATCGGTAAGATTATCTAAAACGGGTTTCAGTAATTTATCATCATTTAAGTCAATTTTTAAGCTGTTGTGACTTTTAATAAACACAATTTCTTCGCGATATGGTTTTAATTTAAACTTAATATTCTGCATAAGTTTGTTGATAAAGAAATTTCTATTAGAACCCTTAAGCGTTAATTCTCCATACCTAACTAAAATGTGTTTCATATTATGTCCCCTTTTCTATTTTCTTTGGTTTTTACTTTTTAAATTATTAATTTGTTTAAATGAATAACCAATTAATTGATCTAAATGGCGATTGTGATAATATTGTTCTGCAGTAGCAATTACTTGTTCAGCTCCTGGGTGTGTATCCACAAATCTTTCCATATAGAGAATGATCTCTTGAGAAATAAAATCTAAGAAAATAGTGTCATTAATTTGGCTAGATAATTTTCATGCTCGTTTTGCTAGATCATTGATTTTTTCTGAAATATATTTTTTTTCTTCTTCACTATCAGCATGAATAATTTTCTTTTCTTCAAATTCATTAATAGCTTGATTTAATTCATTTATAGGCATTAAGTATTTTTTTAACTCTGGCACACTTCGATGTTGGTTGATTTTAACTTCACATTGGCTCAATATTGATTGCACAAAAATAACATCATTTAGTAGATGTTCCATACTTGAAGTTTTACCCTCGATTTCTAAAACTGAATTTTCTAAGTTTTCAACATTTTGAAGTGCTCTTTGAATTACAATTTTTGAATTATTTTTTAGAGTTTTTAAATCTAAGTCCGCTAAATTTGAACTAGTATCAATTATAGCAAAAATTTTGTACGCTAACTCTTTTGTTTTCAAAAATTCATAGCGAGTTTTTTCAAAGTTATTTCATTCAGGGCTTGGAGCTTTGTTAATCGCTTTAATTGAGCGATGAGCTTTTTCTATATTAGCACAAGCGGTATCAATCTCTTTAATGAAATAGCGCATTTTTTCATCATTACTTTCAAAAAAGTTCTTTAGACTGTCGTCGTATTCTACCTCATTGGTAAATTTGTTAATCAAATCAAAAATTTCAGCAAGTAGTTTGTTTGCTTTTTTATACTGTAGTCGCTTTAATTCATTATTAATTTTAATTCTTAAAGTATCAACATTATGTTCTAATATTGAATATTGTTCTGCAGTTTTAGTAATTCGCTCATTTACTTTACCAAATGTAACATATTTATTTTTTAACTCAATTAATTTATTAGGAACTGTTGTTAATATAGTTGAAATTATGGTTGGGATATTATCTAGAAGTTCAATTAAGAAAATTAAGCTGTTGTCAATTTTGTATAAAACATCCCAAGACTTACGATAATTACCTTCTTCTAGTTCAATGTAAAACTCCTCAAAAAATCCCTCAATTTGTTGAATTGTATTTGCTAGTTTTAATTCATCGATTTCAATTTTACCAAAAGTCAACATAGTTGCTTCTTCTTTTAACTCTTGAAAAACCTCTCTTACCAAAATTGAGTTACTTCTTTGAATTAATTCTATTTCTATTGCATCTTCAATTTCTTCGTTAATTTCTTGAACTTTTCTTTGAATTTCTTTTAAGGTTAAATAAATTTCATTAACTTTTTTATAATTGGAAATTAATGGTAAAGTTGCCTTACGGTTATTTATGATTCCACTTAAAGAATCAAAGATTTTTTTTAATTCCTTTTCAAATAGTAGTTCGTATTTAGTTCTTCAAACCATTAATTCTTGTTCAAAAACCTTATTTACATTGTTAATATTTGATATTCTTTGCAAATGAATCTTTAAAGGTGTTCGCTTTAATATATCAATTAAATCTACTGATTGGGCAATTTTTGAAATAATAGCTCGATAAATACAAAAAATACTTATTAAAATAAAGAATATTACTAGTAAAGCAAAAAAAATGCTTCAACCGATCAAGTTGGCAGTACTTATATTTGAACTTAATAAAAACGAAATTTTTGCCATAAATACCTCTTAAGAATGATTATAGCATAATAAAAATCATTGAAATAGTTGCATTACCTATTATTAGCGGTTAAAAAATAGTAATTAGCGAGGCTTTTCAATTGACTATTTTTGAGATTTGTATATAATTATTTTGTTATATAAGATATCTGCGAATAAGTATGTCAGAACAATTGTTTATTAACAATTTACAGTAACCTTTAGCAGTAAAGGCGAATTTATAAACTTTATCTGATAGGGCTTATTTTTATCTCATGTTAACAAAGAAAAACTTTAGGAGGCTTAAATGTCAAGATACACAGGATCGACATTCAAAAAGGCTCGTAGATATGGTTTCTCTATTTTAGAAAATGGGAAAGAATTTAGTAAAGGTAAAAAACGTACAACAGCACCAGGTCAACACGGTTCAAAACGTGTTAAATTATCTGGTTATGGTTTACAAATGCAAGAAAAACAAAAAGTTAAATTCATGTATGGTTTAACTGAACGTCAATTTAGAAATACTTATGCAAGAGCAAAAGGTATGCAAGGAATTACAGGTACAAACTTCTTACAACAATTAGAATCTCGTTTAGATAACATAGTTTATCGTATGGGACTTGCTATGACAAGACAAGGTGCAAGACAACTTGTAAACCACGGTCACGTTTTAGTAAATGATAAAAAAGTTGATATTCCATCATACAACGTTAAAGTTGGAGATAAAATCAAAATTAAAGAAAATATGGCCAAAAATTCAAAAATTGTTGAAGCATTAACTAATAACCAAGCTACTGTAGCTTTTGTTAAATTTGATAAAACAAAACTTACAGGAGAATATGTTCGTTTCCCAGAACGTTCTGAATTAAACCAAGAAATCAACGAAGCACTTATAGTTGAATGATACAACCGTTTAATTAAGTAATCAAACTACTAAATAAATATTTGTAAAATAAAACCTTCAGATTAATCTGAAGGTTTTTTAATTGATTTGTTTTAAAATGTCTTGAACAATGCTTGTTGTCATTATAAAAGAAGAAGACTCTGAAATAACTTTTGCTGTACTGATTGTAAAGAAAGCTAAGTTATCAAAATCATTTGCTCCACCTGTCATTTTTGAAGAAATTTCTTGGTTAGCCGCTTTTAAGAATTCATCATTTGCAGATAAAAGTTTTTTTGTCTGACTAACAATTTTATTAAAATCATCAGCTTTGAAGACATCGCTTAAATTATTTTCAAAAAACTTAAAATTACTTGAATTTTCATTTTTTTTAATAAATGCATCAAAAGCTCTCATAACGTTTGAAATTTGATTTTTTAACAGTTGAATTGCAAAGCTGTTGTTAACTGTTGAATTATTTAAATTCTCAACTTCAGCATTATTTCCCAAGTACTTAATTTTTGAAATACAAGTTACTGCAGATTCTAAATTGCTTTTAACTATTTTTGAAAAAACTACGGACTTCATAAAGTCTTTCATTTCTTGTTCATTTTTAATGTCAATATTGTTTGTAATAGATTCTACTTTGTCAATACTATCTGATATTAAGATTATTAAATCCTCAAGTTTTTCATTAGAGTTTTCTTTTTCAATTTTTGAAGAGAGATTAGCTAACTCTGCTTTTAATAAAGATTCATTCGGAAAGATGTCTTTCAACTCTGAACAATAGTACTCAACTAACGATTTTAAATTACTTATTCCTATATCGCTTAATAACATTTTTAAACCCCCACTTTTTACTTAATTATAATAACATAATACTTTCTTTTTCCTCTTTTGATAACGTAGAAAATTTTATCAATTGCTTGTATATTTTCAATAAAAATATTTTCATCTTTTAGTATTTCATTATTAATAGTAATAGCCTTTTGAGCAATAAATTCACGAAGCTCTCTTTTTGAAGTTCCTACCCCAACCTTAATTAAGGAATCTAGGATATTAGTTTTTTTATCAATTTCACAACTTGGTAAACTTGAGATTGCACTTTTTAGAACATCAGTTTGTAAACTTAAAATTTCACCATTAAAGAATGCTTTTGAAATTTCTTGAGCCTTTTTTAATCCTGCTTCACCGTGAACAAATTTGGTAGTTCACTCTGCTAAATTTATTTGCATAATTCTTTTGCTTGGTTCTTTTTTATGATCATCAATAATTTGGTTAATTTTTTTCTCATCAAAGTCTGTTAAGAATTTTAAAAGCATTTCACAATCATTATCATCTTGATTAAAGAAGAACTGGTAGAAATCGTATTCACTTGTTTTGCTTGCATCAAGTCATACAGCCCCTGATTCGGTTTTACCAAACTTGGTACCATCCTTTTTGGTAAGCAAATTCATTGTGATTCCAGCTGCGTGAGAATTCTCTTTACCCAGTTTTGAAGAAATATAATCAATTCCACTTGTTATATTTCCTCACTGATCACTACCCCCAATTTGTAAATAGCAATCATTGTTTTTATACAAATGATAGAAGTCATAAGCTTGCAACATTGTGTATGAAAACTCTGTTACACTAAGTCCAGTTTCAACTCGAGTTGCAATACTTTCCTTTGCCAATAAATAACTTAAGTTAAATGATTTACCAACATCTCTTAAAAACTCAATTAAAGTCATTGGTTTTAATCAATTAGCATTATTTTCAAATTCAACTTTTGAAATCATTTTTTTTAATTGAGCGTTTATTCCTTTAACATTAATTTCTAGTTGTTCATTTGTTAAAAAAGCTCTTTCATCTTTTTTAAAACTAGGATCGCCGATCATTCCAGTGGCTCCCCCAACAACAGCAATGGGTTTAAATCCTGCTTTTTGAAATCTTAGTAGGTTTATGATTTGAATTAAATGTCCAACATGTAACGAATCAGCTGTTGGGTCAAAACCACAGTAAACTCCCTTACCGTTTTTTTGAGCAAATTCTATTTTTGCTTCATTTGTGAATTGTTTAAGTAATCCTCTTCATTCCAATTCCTTTAAAATATTCATCTTGATCTTCCTTTTTAATTATTCTGCAACTGTTTTTTTTGTTTTAATTTTTCGAATCGAAGTTTTAGTTTCTGAACTATTTAACTTTTCCTCAATTTGTTGGTCACTTGGTTGGTGAGTTTTTTTCGAAACCTCAATTAATGGTCCATTTGATTTTTCATAAATATCTGTTGCTCCATCAATTGCACTGACAGTCATTCCAGCAACATCTTTTGTGATAGCAATTACATTGGGTGACATAGCAATTGATTTACCAATTTTTAAAGCACCGACTCCAATTTTCTCTAAGGCTTTATAAGCAATTTCCTTTGTTTTAGCTAAATCTAATTCTTCACTAGCCAAACGCACAGAATCAAGTTGCATTTCAATATTAGCAACTACTTCATCTGATTCTTGTCCTTGAGATTTTTCTCAAACCTCTTCTAAAGTGATTATTAATTTTTTAATTTGTGGTCGATACTTCTTCAAACTTTTCATAAAGTCCGCTCTTAACTCAACACCTTTTTTTGGTGCTAACATCATTCCTAAAGTTACTCAGCCAGCTATTTTTATCAATTTAAACATTTAAAAATCCACCTAACTAATCCGCTGAATTTGCAAATTCACGTAATTTATCAACTAATTTATAAGCGATGTCACGATTTTTGGTTGCAACTTTTACTCATGATTTAACATTTCTTTTAGCGAAAGCATCAAAAATATCAATATAATTTGAAGCTTTGGCAATTGTTTCCACTGAAGCGTTCAGCATTTCTGATTTATAAGCTAAATCTTCAAAGAAATAGTCAACTTTTTTAGCTGCAACTCCGATTTTTCTTAAAGTAGCCATTGAGTAGAGAACCAGGATAATTGTAAGTACAAGT
This window encodes:
- a CDS encoding DNA polymerase III subunit alpha; the protein is MYSPLLNVRSCFNFQDSLITIDEYLDFAKKEGFQFAIYNDIETLYGLADFVKAAEKRNLKPIVGITINFLIDNNSFSINFYAKNLQGYQTISKFSSMIMCHEFKNDIEKWDFILENINKNLIAVISFNNLFNHEIFKKLESKFESEKIFIGVNVNSNEIDYQFKSRVIFNQEIKYLDKRDFASFKILKAIKENIRINEQSEIQNNYFYYSDEELDVFLELDVHKKNINYIFENCNFNLFDNPQRHLIKYPNTKNIPSDNYLRLICEQSLTGYFKNFKKMPGIPQIYLERLEAELNTIFKMGFSDYFLVVYDFVRKAKELEILVGPGRGSAVGSLVSFLLQITTVDPLEYGLIFERFLNPERISLPDIDIDFQDDRRDEVIEYIFEKYGRFNVATITTYQTIGTKNALRDCARVFGITPDEINEITKPIGNEFLRDLDGAIEKFPKLKIFLKNNQQIYTVAKKIIGLPRQTGTHAAGLVFCDIDLRDVVPLKVGYNGINQTQFSMNYLEDLGLIKIDLLGLRNLTTLNNILKAVSRNRKINTSLSRIPVNDYPTFTSLQEGKTTGIFQLESGGMTDTIIKMKVSSINDIAAASALFRPGPQENIPEYIKRKNSGGKFEILDESLKTILEPTFGIIVYQEQVIQILQTVAGFSLAKADIVRRAMGKKDLQLMKKEQEDFVEGAISKGYTIEKAKQIWMWILKFANYGFNKSHAIAYSYIGYWLAYLKQNYTAEFYCELLNSAVGNDAKTAKYLEEARALGIKVIPPNVKNVNLNYFGNEVGIYLPLILVKQVGIEFIKNLAELKEIDKTAFLDLFNFCSKTFKRGLNKTTFSNLVKSGAMDIFGFTRETLLENQDKILLFADLNQNIEKINPFTFPQLEIKPDSEIKKSFYELDSLGFYFTSHPLQIIRNQLANSDRLSFIKDLTKPEMKSPILFVINDFRIHLDKNNNEMVFLDVSDETGHIDITIFSSVYNKFKDQLNQGDILIGEIKTQLYNGKISGVLNQVLKSFATT
- the thiI gene encoding tRNA uracil 4-sulfurtransferase ThiI; translation: MKHILVRYGELTLKGSNRNFFINKLMQNIKFKLKPYREEIVFIKSHNSLKIDLNDDKLLKPVLDNLTDVFGIYSLSVVDEVENDIEKIAQLALKIAKEAKTGTFKLEVERKDKTFPMTSQEIKQILAKEILMNTDNLKVDVHNPDTKMEVIVKNDKTYIFTSRINALKGLPVGVSGKGICMLSGGIDSPVAAFLAMKRGMQVDFLHFMTPPHTTPEALDKVFSLTKKISRFNQNTFSLYICDFGLLLQELMHIKDESYRITLMRRMFIRIGNKLAATINAKAIITGEALGQVASQTIESIGVIDEVTNIPIIRPVVTFDKEEIIKISKQIDTYETSILPFDDVCSMYVPKNPVTKPRSYRAEQQEEQIMWQELLEFTIKNSIKHYIVREGEIIESRWEESEEGTEIDPKG
- a CDS encoding septation ring formation regulator EzrA, which codes for MAKISFLLSSNISTANLIGWSIFFALLVIFFILISIFCIYRAIISKIAQSVDLIDILKRTPLKIHLQRISNINNVNKVFEQELMVWRTKYELLFEKELKKIFDSLSGIINNRKATLPLISNYKKVNEIYLTLKEIQRKVQEINEEIEDAIEIELIQRSNSILVREVFQELKEEATMLTFGKIEIDELKLANTIQQIEGFFEEFYIELEEGNYRKSWDVLYKIDNSLIFLIELLDNIPTIISTILTTVPNKLIELKNKYVTFGKVNERITKTAEQYSILEHNVDTLRIKINNELKRLQYKKANKLLAEIFDLINKFTNEVEYDDSLKNFFESNDEKMRYFIKEIDTACANIEKAHRSIKAINKAPSPEWNNFEKTRYEFLKTKELAYKIFAIIDTSSNLADLDLKTLKNNSKIVIQRALQNVENLENSVLEIEGKTSSMEHLLNDVIFVQSILSQCEVKINQHRSVPELKKYLMPINELNQAINEFEEKKIIHADSEEEKKYISEKINDLAKRAWKLSSQINDTIFLDFISQEIILYMERFVDTHPGAEQVIATAEQYYHNRHLDQLIGYSFKQINNLKSKNQRK
- the rpsD gene encoding 30S ribosomal protein S4, which translates into the protein MSRYTGSTFKKARRYGFSILENGKEFSKGKKRTTAPGQHGSKRVKLSGYGLQMQEKQKVKFMYGLTERQFRNTYARAKGMQGITGTNFLQQLESRLDNIVYRMGLAMTRQGARQLVNHGHVLVNDKKVDIPSYNVKVGDKIKIKENMAKNSKIVEALTNNQATVAFVKFDKTKLTGEYVRFPERSELNQEINEALIVEWYNRLIK
- the tyrS gene encoding tyrosine--tRNA ligase, translating into MKMNILKELEWRGLLKQFTNEAKIEFAQKNGKGVYCGFDPTADSLHVGHLIQIINLLRFQKAGFKPIAVVGGATGMIGDPSFKKDERAFLTNEQLEINVKGINAQLKKMISKVEFENNANWLKPMTLIEFLRDVGKSFNLSYLLAKESIATRVETGLSVTEFSYTMLQAYDFYHLYKNNDCYLQIGGSDQWGNITSGIDYISSKLGKENSHAAGITMNLLTKKDGTKFGKTESGAVWLDASKTSEYDFYQFFFNQDDNDCEMLLKFLTDFDEKKINQIIDDHKKEPSKRIMQINLAEWTTKFVHGEAGLKKAQEISKAFFNGEILSLQTDVLKSAISSLPSCEIDKKTNILDSLIKVGVGTSKRELREFIAQKAITINNEILKDENIFIENIQAIDKIFYVIKRGKRKYYVIIIK